Proteins encoded in a region of the Vicia villosa cultivar HV-30 ecotype Madison, WI linkage group LG5, Vvil1.0, whole genome shotgun sequence genome:
- the LOC131607412 gene encoding caffeoyl-CoA O-methyltransferase, which translates to MATNEESGRHQEVGHKSLLQSDALYQYILETSVFPREHEAMKELREVTAKHPWNIMTTSADEGQFLSMLLKLINAKNTMEIGVYTGYSLLATALAIPEDGKILAMDINKENYELGLPVIKKAGVEHKIDFREGPALPVLDELVKDEKNHGSYDFIFVDADKDNYINYHKRLIDLVKVGGVIGYDNTLWNGSVVAPPDAPLRKYVRYYRDFVLELNKALAVDPRIEICMLPVGDGITICRRIK; encoded by the exons ATGGCAACCAACGAGGAATCTGGAAGACACCAAGAGGTTGGTCACAAGAGTCTTCTCCAAAGTGATGCTCTATATCAG TATATTCTAGAGACCAGTGTTTTCCCAAGAGAACATGAAGCCATGAAAGAATTGAGAGAGGTCACAGCAAAACACCCATGGAACATCATGACAACCTCTGCAGACGAAGGACAATTTTTGAGCATGCTCCTTAAACTCATCAATGCCAAAAACACCATGGAAATCGGTGTCTACACTGGCTACTCCCTCCTTGCCACTGCCCTCGCCATTCCTGAAGATGGAAAG aTTTTGGCTATGGACATTAACAAGGAGAATTACGAACTGGGTCTTCCTGTGATAAAAAAAGCTGGTGTTGAACACAAAATTGATTTCAGAGAAGGTCCTGCTCTACCAGTTCTTGATGAATTGGTTAAAGAT GAAAAGAATCATGGGAGTTACGATTTCATTTTTGTGGATGCCGACAAGGACAATTACATCAACTACCATAAGAGATTGATTGACCTTGTGAAAGTGGGAGGTGTGATCGGGTACGACAACACCCTATGGAATGGATCTGTGGTGGCACCTCCTGATGCTCCTCTCAGGAAGTATGTTAGGTATTACAGGGATTTTGTTTTGGAGCTTAACAAGGCATTGGCTGTGGACCCTAGGATTGAAATCTGTATGCTTCCGGTTGGTGATGGAATCACTATCTGCCGTCGGATCAAGTGA